A genomic segment from Sulfitobacter mediterraneus encodes:
- a CDS encoding indolepyruvate ferredoxin oxidoreductase family protein, producing MSRPDHQFKTYQLDDRYAQVRGRVFMTGTQALTRIMLDQARRDRDAGMNTAGFVSGYRGSPLGGLDQEMWRIAPRLEENRIKFMPAVNEDLGATAVLGAQQAHLDPHAEVDGVFSMWYGKGPGVDRSGDALKHGNAYGSAPKGGVLVVAGDDHGCVSSSMPHQSDVAFMAWFMPTLNPASVAEYQSFGEYGFALSRFSGTWVGFKAISETVESGASVDLLPDRTFKQPDYTAPAGGLHVRLGDLPSPGIETRIHDKLEAVEAFVEANPIDRKIYDIDDAPFGIVSTGKGHLDLMEALRLLGLSEEKCRALGIDIYKVGMVWPLARRDALEFVKGKKEVLVIEEKRGIIESQFKEAFYDWPGSKPQRMVGKHDENLEELVPWTGELSPLKLVPIIAARLDAFFPSEKLMERAKALTSTPVPVLNVPGANRTPYFCSGCPHNTSTKLPAGSKAASGIGCHVMASWMDRDTAGFAQMGGEGVPWIATSLFNGGKHIFQNLGEGTWYHSGSLAIRQAVAAKANITYKILYNDAVAMTGGQPVDGPVSVSGIAQAARAEGVNRIALVSDHPEKFTRADFPAGTSFDHRRDLDTVQRELREIPGVTVLIYEQTCATEKRRKRKRGQMDDPKRFVMINDLVCEGCGDCSLESNCLSVEPKKTEFGTRRKINQSTCNKDYSCLNGFCPSFVTIEGGERRKKSGAGLDVDSMVADLPRPKLPTLDQPFDLLVTGVGGTGVVTVGALISMAAHLEGKGASVLDFTGFAQKFGTVLGYVRLAKSPDAVHQVRIDESSADAVIGCDMVVSSAPKASAHYRKGTRIVLNRAEMPTGDLVLNRDADLRIDDREDVIAGVVGAENLSAFDANAMAERLMGDAVFANVMMLGFAWQKSLVPVSLDALCQAIELNGVAPDRNKTAFAYGRIMADSPALLTQDEKAPTTDESVSALIARRMAFLTDYQNAAYAARYQSKLETFAQTGASEELIRAAAKSLFKLMAYKDEYEVARLHAHSGFTDQIAQDFEGDYKIKYHLAPPLWPTGKDTRGRPFKKTFGPWMGNAFALLARMKGLRGTWADVFRYGADRKLEIALIGWFEEVMEQVKTAALDEEAALAVLTAPMEIRGYGPVKEKAAAQAKEKVAALLG from the coding sequence ATGTCCCGTCCTGATCACCAGTTCAAAACCTATCAACTTGACGACCGCTATGCGCAGGTGCGCGGCCGCGTCTTCATGACCGGCACGCAGGCACTCACGCGGATCATGTTGGACCAAGCACGCCGGGACCGTGATGCGGGCATGAACACGGCCGGTTTTGTCTCTGGTTACCGCGGTTCTCCTTTGGGTGGTTTGGATCAGGAAATGTGGCGCATTGCCCCGCGGCTTGAAGAAAACCGCATCAAATTCATGCCCGCCGTGAACGAAGATCTGGGCGCAACCGCCGTTCTGGGCGCACAACAGGCGCATCTGGACCCCCACGCCGAAGTCGATGGCGTGTTTTCGATGTGGTACGGCAAGGGGCCAGGTGTTGACCGTTCAGGCGATGCGCTCAAACACGGCAACGCCTATGGGTCCGCGCCAAAGGGCGGCGTTCTGGTGGTGGCAGGGGACGATCACGGTTGTGTCTCATCCTCCATGCCGCACCAATCGGACGTGGCGTTCATGGCGTGGTTCATGCCAACGCTGAACCCCGCATCGGTCGCGGAATATCAAAGCTTTGGCGAATATGGGTTCGCCCTGTCGCGGTTCTCCGGCACTTGGGTGGGCTTCAAGGCGATCTCCGAAACGGTGGAATCCGGCGCATCCGTCGATCTTTTGCCTGACCGAACCTTCAAACAGCCAGATTACACCGCGCCGGCCGGCGGGCTGCATGTTCGTTTGGGTGATCTCCCCTCGCCGGGGATCGAGACGCGGATTCATGACAAGCTTGAAGCGGTCGAAGCCTTTGTTGAGGCCAATCCGATTGATCGCAAAATCTATGATATCGACGATGCCCCTTTTGGCATTGTCAGCACCGGCAAAGGGCATCTTGATCTGATGGAGGCCCTGCGTCTGCTAGGCCTCAGCGAAGAGAAATGCCGCGCGCTTGGCATCGACATCTACAAGGTCGGCATGGTCTGGCCCTTGGCCCGCCGCGACGCGCTGGAGTTTGTGAAAGGCAAGAAAGAAGTCCTCGTGATCGAGGAAAAACGCGGCATTATCGAAAGCCAATTCAAAGAGGCATTCTATGACTGGCCCGGCTCCAAGCCGCAGCGGATGGTCGGCAAACATGACGAAAACCTCGAAGAGCTGGTGCCGTGGACGGGCGAACTGTCACCGCTGAAGCTGGTGCCAATCATCGCCGCGCGGCTCGATGCGTTTTTCCCAAGCGAAAAGCTGATGGAGCGCGCCAAAGCTTTGACCAGCACTCCAGTGCCGGTGCTCAACGTGCCGGGGGCGAACCGAACGCCCTATTTCTGCTCGGGCTGCCCGCACAACACCTCCACCAAGCTGCCCGCAGGGTCCAAAGCGGCCTCCGGCATCGGCTGTCATGTCATGGCCAGTTGGATGGACCGCGACACCGCCGGATTTGCCCAGATGGGCGGCGAAGGGGTGCCGTGGATTGCCACATCGCTTTTCAACGGTGGCAAGCATATCTTCCAGAACCTTGGTGAGGGCACATGGTATCACTCCGGCTCGCTCGCGATCCGGCAAGCGGTCGCGGCCAAGGCCAATATCACCTACAAAATTCTCTACAACGACGCCGTGGCGATGACAGGCGGGCAACCCGTTGATGGGCCGGTGTCGGTTAGTGGCATCGCCCAAGCCGCCCGCGCCGAAGGTGTCAACCGCATCGCACTTGTCTCGGATCATCCCGAGAAATTTACCCGCGCGGATTTTCCCGCTGGGACATCATTCGACCACCGCCGAGATCTGGACACGGTGCAACGCGAATTGCGCGAGATCCCCGGCGTGACGGTCCTGATCTACGAACAGACCTGCGCAACAGAAAAACGCCGCAAGCGCAAACGCGGGCAGATGGATGACCCCAAACGCTTTGTCATGATCAACGATCTGGTCTGCGAAGGCTGCGGGGACTGCTCGCTCGAAAGCAATTGTCTGAGCGTTGAACCAAAGAAGACCGAGTTCGGAACCAGGCGGAAGATCAACCAATCCACCTGCAACAAGGATTATTCCTGCCTCAACGGATTTTGCCCATCCTTTGTCACCATCGAAGGCGGCGAACGGCGCAAGAAATCCGGTGCAGGCTTGGATGTGGACAGCATGGTCGCAGACCTGCCCCGCCCCAAGTTGCCGACACTGGATCAACCCTTTGACCTGCTTGTAACCGGCGTGGGTGGAACCGGGGTTGTGACCGTGGGTGCGCTGATCTCCATGGCGGCCCATCTCGAAGGCAAAGGCGCAAGCGTGCTGGATTTCACCGGATTTGCCCAGAAATTCGGAACCGTGCTGGGCTATGTCCGGTTGGCCAAAAGTCCCGATGCTGTGCATCAGGTGCGGATTGATGAGAGCAGCGCCGATGCGGTCATCGGATGTGACATGGTCGTCAGCTCCGCGCCCAAGGCCTCGGCCCATTATCGCAAGGGCACACGGATCGTTCTGAACCGTGCCGAAATGCCGACCGGTGATCTGGTGCTGAACCGCGATGCCGATTTGCGCATTGACGACCGTGAAGATGTGATCGCAGGTGTGGTTGGTGCAGAAAACCTGTCGGCCTTCGATGCAAACGCCATGGCTGAACGTCTGATGGGCGATGCGGTGTTTGCCAACGTCATGATGCTGGGCTTTGCATGGCAAAAGAGCTTGGTCCCGGTTTCCCTTGATGCCCTCTGTCAGGCGATAGAGCTGAACGGCGTGGCGCCGGACAGAAACAAAACCGCCTTTGCCTATGGTCGGATCATGGCCGACAGCCCCGCGCTTCTGACGCAGGACGAGAAAGCGCCGACAACAGACGAAAGCGTTTCTGCCCTGATCGCGCGGCGCATGGCGTTTCTGACCGACTACCAGAATGCTGCCTATGCCGCCCGCTACCAATCAAAGCTTGAAACCTTTGCACAAACCGGGGCGAGCGAGGAACTGATCCGTGCAGCGGCCAAATCCCTGTTCAAGCTGATGGCTTACAAAGACGAATATGAGGTCGCTCGCCTGCATGCCCACTCTGGCTTTACCGATCAGATCGCGCAGGATTTTGAGGGCGACTACAAGATCAAATACCATCTCGCGCCGCCGCTTTGGCCCACGGGCAAAGACACGCGCGGTCGGCCTTTCAAGAAAACCTTTGGTCCGTGGATGGGCAATGCCTTTGCCCTTCTGGCCCGGATGAAAGGTCTGCGCGGCACCTGGGCCGATGTGTTCCGATATGGCGCGGATCGCAAGCTGGAGATCGCACTGATCGGTTGGTTCGAAGAGGTGATGGAACAGGTCAAGACCGCCGCATTGGACGAGGAGGCCGCGCTTGCCGTTCTAACCGCCCCGATGGAGATCCGAGGCTACGGACCGGTCAAGGAGAAGGCAGCAGCACAGGCCAAAGAGAAAGTCGCGGCGCTTCTGGGCTGA
- a CDS encoding GcvT family protein, translated as MKSHYRVVVIGGGVVGASVLYHLAKLGWSDVALVERSVLTAGSSWHAAGGIHALNADPNIAALQAYTIDLLSEIEEESGQNIGLHMTGGLTMAGTPDRWEWLQSAYRTFQSIGIEDCRLVSVEEAVALNPIMSGEGLLGGMWADREGYIDTTGTVHAYAGAAKKRGATVIEHNRVLELNQTLQGWEVVTEKGTISCEHVVNAGGLWAKQVGRMAGVELPVAPLKHHYLISDTIPALEGLDFEVPMTVDLEGFTYLRQDQKGVLLGIYEVNTEHWAMDGAPWDYGMELFQEDTDRIEHELTLGFERYPALQDVGVKTWVNGAFTFSPDGNPLVGPVPGKRGYWSACAVMAGFLQGGGVGKSLAEWMIHGEPEADVYGMDVARYGIWAENKQYIAQTTGQFYSRRFVMTYPNEQLPAGRPIRTTGVYSDMTAAGAKWGQSWDLELPLYFAPQGFEETPSLKRSNAHDIVGAECRAVRDGVGLLDITAFSRFEVSGPNAESWLNHLMASKLPAPGRAKLAPMLGEDGRLKGDLTIFNWGDGTWWITGSYYLRQWHMRWFNDHMQDGVNLRDLGDEMGGLSLAGPRSREVLQAALSDGDLDALRFMGCAQMDVGLIRCKVGRLSVAGELGYELHCRAGDLKALRDHLLAAGADHGMIEYGFNALLSLRLEKSFGIWSAEFTQGYTPGMTGMDRWIDWSKDFVGKDAALAERDGSGPDKLLVTLEIDALDADASGYEPVWHDGRKVGFVTSGGYGHCVGKSLAMALVDRGSAAEGTALSVHVVGAERPATVIAPSPYDPQGQVMRG; from the coding sequence ATGAAATCGCACTACAGAGTGGTCGTTATCGGCGGCGGCGTTGTCGGGGCATCGGTCCTTTATCATTTGGCCAAACTTGGGTGGAGCGATGTTGCGCTGGTCGAACGGTCGGTTCTGACCGCCGGATCAAGCTGGCATGCGGCAGGGGGCATTCATGCGCTGAACGCCGATCCAAATATCGCGGCTTTGCAGGCCTATACAATTGATCTGCTGAGCGAGATCGAAGAGGAAAGTGGCCAGAATATCGGGCTGCATATGACTGGCGGTTTGACGATGGCGGGTACGCCGGACCGCTGGGAATGGCTGCAATCGGCTTACCGCACATTTCAATCCATCGGCATTGAGGACTGCCGCCTTGTTAGTGTGGAAGAGGCAGTCGCGCTGAACCCGATCATGTCCGGCGAAGGGCTCTTGGGCGGCATGTGGGCCGACCGTGAGGGGTATATTGACACCACAGGCACAGTTCATGCCTACGCAGGCGCGGCCAAGAAACGCGGTGCAACTGTGATTGAACACAACCGCGTGCTTGAGCTGAACCAGACCCTGCAAGGGTGGGAGGTGGTGACGGAAAAAGGCACGATTTCTTGCGAACATGTGGTCAATGCGGGCGGTCTTTGGGCCAAACAGGTGGGACGGATGGCCGGTGTCGAGCTGCCTGTTGCACCGCTCAAGCACCATTACCTGATTTCCGACACCATCCCGGCGCTTGAAGGTCTGGATTTTGAGGTGCCGATGACCGTGGACCTCGAAGGGTTCACTTATCTGCGCCAAGACCAGAAAGGTGTTCTGCTGGGCATTTATGAGGTGAACACGGAACATTGGGCGATGGACGGTGCCCCGTGGGACTACGGGATGGAGCTGTTTCAGGAAGACACAGACCGGATTGAACATGAACTGACGCTGGGATTTGAACGCTATCCCGCGTTGCAGGATGTGGGTGTGAAAACATGGGTCAACGGCGCGTTTACCTTTAGTCCCGATGGCAATCCCCTGGTGGGTCCGGTTCCGGGCAAGCGTGGTTATTGGTCGGCTTGTGCAGTTATGGCCGGGTTCCTGCAAGGCGGCGGTGTGGGCAAAAGCCTTGCGGAGTGGATGATCCATGGTGAGCCGGAGGCGGATGTCTATGGTATGGATGTGGCCCGTTACGGCATCTGGGCCGAGAACAAACAGTACATCGCGCAGACCACGGGGCAGTTTTATTCGCGCCGCTTTGTGATGACTTATCCGAACGAGCAATTGCCCGCTGGCCGTCCGATCAGGACGACTGGCGTCTATTCCGACATGACCGCCGCGGGCGCGAAATGGGGGCAAAGCTGGGATCTTGAGCTGCCGCTTTACTTTGCACCGCAGGGGTTTGAGGAAACGCCATCGCTCAAGCGATCGAATGCGCATGATATCGTCGGGGCGGAATGCCGTGCGGTGCGCGATGGGGTTGGTCTGCTGGACATAACGGCGTTTTCGCGGTTCGAGGTTTCTGGCCCGAATGCCGAAAGCTGGCTCAATCATTTGATGGCCTCCAAACTGCCTGCGCCGGGGCGTGCGAAACTGGCGCCAATGCTGGGCGAGGACGGGCGACTCAAAGGGGATCTGACGATCTTTAACTGGGGCGATGGGACATGGTGGATCACCGGATCCTACTACCTGCGCCAATGGCACATGCGGTGGTTTAATGACCATATGCAGGACGGCGTGAACCTGCGCGATCTGGGTGACGAAATGGGCGGGCTGTCGCTGGCTGGTCCTAGATCACGCGAGGTCTTGCAAGCGGCGTTGAGCGATGGTGATCTGGATGCCCTGCGGTTCATGGGCTGTGCGCAGATGGATGTGGGGTTGATCCGCTGCAAAGTGGGGCGTTTGTCGGTCGCGGGCGAGCTGGGTTATGAGCTGCACTGCCGCGCGGGCGACCTGAAGGCGCTGCGTGATCACCTGCTGGCAGCGGGGGCAGATCACGGCATGATCGAATATGGCTTCAATGCGCTGTTGTCGCTGCGCCTTGAGAAGAGCTTTGGCATTTGGTCGGCGGAATTCACCCAAGGGTATACGCCTGGTATGACGGGGATGGACCGCTGGATTGATTGGTCCAAAGACTTTGTCGGCAAAGATGCCGCTTTGGCAGAACGCGACGGGTCGGGGCCGGACAAGTTGTTGGTGACGCTTGAGATTGATGCGCTGGATGCAGATGCCAGCGGGTACGAACCCGTTTGGCATGACGGGCGCAAGGTCGGTTTTGTGACCTCTGGCGGTTATGGGCATTGTGTCGGCAAGTCGCTGGCCATGGCATTGGTGGACAGAGGCAGCGCTGCCGAAGGAACGGCGCTTTCGGTGCATGTGGTTGGGGCCGAACGGCCTGCAACTGTGATCGCACCGTCACCCTATGACCCGCAGGGTCAAGTGATGCGCGGATAA
- the comE gene encoding sulfopyruvate decarboxylase subunit beta: MIRSEILKEIAPILRDQLVICNIGLPSQELHMIDDQPTNFYMLGTMGLASSIGLGVALAQEKTVIAIDGDGSVLTNFGTLPTIANNVADNFILMIIDNGSYGSTGDQPTYAGKKTSLAAVATACGCENVVEVQDKDCGPALEAAIASKQMTIMVVKCDSGNIKVPVITKDPVVIRDRFMKAVAS, translated from the coding sequence ATGATCCGTTCCGAAATTCTCAAAGAGATCGCGCCGATCCTGCGCGACCAGTTGGTCATCTGCAATATCGGCCTGCCCAGTCAGGAATTGCACATGATCGACGATCAGCCGACAAACTTTTACATGTTGGGCACCATGGGGCTCGCGTCTTCCATCGGGCTTGGCGTGGCGCTGGCGCAGGAAAAAACGGTCATCGCGATTGATGGTGACGGGTCCGTGCTGACCAACTTTGGCACCTTGCCGACCATCGCCAACAACGTGGCGGACAATTTCATCCTGATGATCATCGACAACGGATCATATGGTTCGACTGGCGATCAACCGACCTATGCGGGCAAGAAGACATCGCTGGCCGCAGTGGCAACGGCCTGCGGCTGCGAAAATGTGGTCGAAGTGCAAGACAAGGACTGCGGTCCGGCGCTTGAGGCGGCAATCGCATCCAAGCAAATGACGATCATGGTGGTGAAATGCGACAGCGGTAACATCAAAGTGCCGGTGATCACCAAGGATCCTGTGGTGATCCGCGACCGGTTTATGAAGGCCGTAGCATCCTGA
- the comD gene encoding sulfopyruvate decarboxylase subunit alpha, whose product MSISKQIVDDFVANDISFVTTVPCKQLAGVIDEVETRPEIYHIPSNKEDEGMGLCAGAFMGGKRPAIIMQNTAIGVTVNTLVTLTQFYRMPLPMLISYRGELKEPVACQVEMAVHTKALLNQLNIPTYHFHKQEDAQELDAILKYTFMCNKPVAILTDATFWGGY is encoded by the coding sequence TTGTCCATATCCAAACAAATCGTTGATGATTTTGTCGCCAATGACATCTCATTTGTAACGACCGTGCCGTGCAAGCAGTTGGCCGGCGTGATTGACGAGGTCGAGACCCGGCCAGAGATCTATCACATTCCGTCCAACAAAGAGGACGAGGGCATGGGGCTGTGTGCCGGTGCTTTCATGGGCGGCAAACGCCCTGCCATCATCATGCAGAACACCGCCATCGGTGTAACAGTGAACACTCTGGTTACACTGACACAGTTCTACCGGATGCCCTTGCCGATGCTGATCAGCTATCGGGGAGAGTTGAAAGAGCCGGTCGCCTGTCAGGTTGAAATGGCGGTGCACACCAAGGCTCTTCTCAACCAGTTGAACATCCCGACATACCACTTTCACAAGCAAGAAGATGCGCAGGAATTGGATGCGATCCTGAAATACACATTCATGTGCAACAAACCTGTCGCCATCCTGACGGACGCGACGTTCTGGGGAGGTTACTGA
- the hisD gene encoding histidinol dehydrogenase — MAPTYLKKASMTAQSGSSDVQKTVQTILSEIESGGEEKALEYAAKFDKYDGNIVLSKEEIAAAGALVSDQVKADIRFAHDNVKRFAEAQKSTIGDVEIEVVPGLTAGQKVIPVDAVGCYVPGGRYSHIASAIMTVTTAKVAGCKHIMACSPPRPGVGINPAIIYAAHVCGADSIMAIGGVQGIAAMTFGLFGQPKANILVGPGNQFVAEAKRILYGRVGIDMVAGPTDSLILADATADAHIVATDLVSQAEHGYNSPVWLVTDDQKLADDVMAMVPGMIDDLPTLNRDNALAAWRDYAEVVLCADREEMAVVSDQYAPEHLTVQADDLPWWLDRLTSYGSLFLGEETTVSFGDKASGTNHVLPTSGAATYTGGLSVHKYMKIVTWQKATREGARPVAEATARISRLEGMEGHARSADVRLAKYFPDQQFDLGMSG, encoded by the coding sequence ATGGCCCCGACATATCTGAAAAAAGCCAGCATGACAGCGCAGAGCGGATCTTCGGATGTGCAGAAAACTGTGCAAACCATTCTGTCCGAAATCGAAAGCGGCGGGGAAGAAAAGGCGCTGGAATATGCCGCCAAATTCGACAAGTACGATGGTAATATCGTCCTGTCGAAAGAAGAAATCGCCGCCGCGGGTGCGCTGGTGTCTGATCAGGTCAAAGCGGACATAAGGTTTGCCCATGACAATGTGAAACGCTTTGCCGAGGCGCAAAAATCCACCATAGGCGATGTCGAGATTGAAGTTGTACCGGGACTGACCGCCGGGCAGAAAGTGATCCCTGTCGATGCCGTGGGTTGTTATGTGCCGGGCGGGCGCTACAGCCATATTGCCAGCGCGATCATGACCGTGACCACCGCCAAGGTTGCCGGTTGCAAACACATCATGGCCTGTTCGCCGCCGCGCCCTGGTGTGGGGATCAATCCCGCGATCATTTATGCCGCGCATGTGTGCGGCGCGGACAGCATCATGGCTATTGGCGGCGTGCAGGGGATTGCGGCGATGACCTTTGGCCTGTTTGGTCAGCCCAAGGCCAACATTCTGGTAGGTCCGGGAAATCAATTCGTCGCAGAGGCCAAGCGCATTCTTTATGGGCGCGTTGGTATTGATATGGTCGCTGGCCCCACGGACAGTCTGATATTGGCCGATGCAACTGCAGATGCCCATATCGTCGCGACGGATCTCGTGTCGCAGGCAGAGCACGGCTACAATTCCCCGGTCTGGCTGGTGACAGATGACCAGAAACTGGCCGATGACGTGATGGCGATGGTGCCCGGCATGATCGACGATCTGCCGACACTGAACCGCGACAACGCACTGGCGGCCTGGCGTGATTACGCTGAGGTTGTGCTGTGCGCGGACCGCGAGGAAATGGCAGTGGTCTCTGATCAATACGCGCCCGAGCATTTGACGGTGCAGGCTGACGATTTGCCTTGGTGGCTTGATCGATTGACATCATATGGATCACTGTTTCTTGGCGAGGAAACGACCGTGTCTTTTGGTGACAAGGCCAGCGGTACAAACCACGTTCTGCCCACCTCTGGGGCGGCGACCTACACGGGTGGTCTGTCGGTCCACAAGTACATGAAGATCGTCACCTGGCAAAAGGCAACGCGCGAGGGCGCCCGCCCCGTGGCCGAAGCGACGGCAAGAATTTCACGTCTGGAAGGGATGGAAGGGCATGCAAGGTCCGCCGATGTGCGCCTTGCAAAATACTTTCCTGACCAGCAGTTTGATCTTGGCATGTCCGGCTAA
- a CDS encoding flavin-dependent oxidoreductase: MTVLIAGGGIAGLALGLTCHQIGVPFKVFEAVQTLRPLGVGINLQPTAVRELIDLDLEGELEQIGVRTQDYGMYTRHGVHVWTEPRGHWAGYDWPQYSVHRGKLHMMLYHALIQRAGPDAVETGWAATGFDNTDTGATLHLRGTDGQTQSLDGSVVIGADGIHSAIRGQIDPKGGPPKWGGTIMWRGTTLAKPFKTGASMVMIGSKGLRFVSYPISKPDPDTGLAEINWIATLLQDPDADWNKEDWSREADKNDVLPAFSVFDLDWIDIPGLIRDAGKVYEYPMVDRDPMDRWQQGCVTLMGDAAHAAYPVGSNGAGSAIIDARKLGAAFLEHGVGAKALEVYETEMRPQTAQVTLMNRVAGPDSILDLVEQRADGAFTDISEVMSKEELAAHADKYKAAAGYGIEDTNARPRTIAEGARMG, encoded by the coding sequence ATGACAGTACTAATTGCCGGAGGCGGGATCGCAGGGCTTGCGCTGGGACTGACTTGTCATCAGATCGGCGTGCCCTTCAAAGTCTTCGAAGCTGTGCAGACATTGCGTCCCCTGGGGGTTGGCATCAACCTTCAGCCCACTGCCGTCCGTGAACTGATTGATCTGGATCTCGAAGGTGAACTGGAACAAATCGGCGTGCGCACCCAGGACTACGGGATGTACACGCGCCATGGCGTGCATGTCTGGACCGAACCGCGCGGTCATTGGGCCGGCTACGACTGGCCGCAATACTCTGTCCATCGCGGCAAATTGCACATGATGCTCTATCACGCTCTGATCCAGCGGGCCGGACCAGACGCAGTCGAGACAGGTTGGGCTGCCACCGGATTTGACAACACAGACACAGGCGCAACATTGCACCTGCGTGGCACTGATGGGCAAACGCAGTCATTGGACGGCTCCGTGGTGATCGGGGCTGATGGCATTCATTCTGCGATCCGCGGCCAGATCGACCCAAAAGGCGGCCCGCCAAAATGGGGCGGCACGATCATGTGGCGCGGAACAACGCTAGCCAAACCGTTCAAAACCGGCGCATCCATGGTGATGATTGGCTCAAAGGGGTTGCGCTTTGTATCTTATCCGATCTCGAAGCCGGACCCAGACACCGGCCTTGCCGAGATCAACTGGATTGCGACGCTCTTGCAGGATCCAGACGCCGATTGGAACAAGGAAGACTGGAGCCGCGAAGCCGATAAAAACGATGTCCTGCCCGCTTTTTCGGTATTTGACCTCGATTGGATCGACATCCCCGGATTGATCCGCGATGCAGGCAAAGTCTACGAATACCCGATGGTAGACCGTGATCCGATGGACCGCTGGCAACAGGGCTGCGTGACATTGATGGGCGATGCCGCCCATGCCGCCTACCCAGTGGGATCAAACGGCGCTGGTTCAGCCATCATCGACGCCCGCAAACTGGGCGCGGCATTCCTTGAACATGGCGTCGGGGCAAAAGCGCTGGAGGTTTATGAAACCGAAATGCGCCCCCAGACTGCACAAGTGACCTTGATGAACCGCGTGGCTGGCCCCGATTCCATTCTCGATCTGGTCGAGCAACGCGCAGACGGCGCATTCACCGACATTTCCGAAGTGATGAGCAAGGAAGAGCTTGCCGCGCATGCGGACAAATACAAAGCAGCCGCAGGTTACGGGATCGAAGATACCAATGCGCGGCCACGCACGATTGCCGAAGGGGCAAGAATGGGCTGA
- a CDS encoding SDR family oxidoreductase codes for MRLGNKTAIVTGGASGFGAGIVRKFHAEGAKVLIADLNTELAEELAAELGDGVRVCTTNVAKSADVEAMTQAALSAFGQIDILVNNAGTTHLPAPMEEVSEEDFDKVIAVNVKSVYLTAKSIVPLMKARRTGAILNVASTAGVSPRPRLNWYNASKGWMNNATKGMAVELAPDGVRVNAINPVAGETPLLKMFMGEDTPEVRAKFLSTIPLGRFSTPEDMGNAACYLCSDEASMVTGVCMEVDGGRCI; via the coding sequence ATGAGATTAGGTAACAAAACAGCAATCGTCACCGGCGGTGCATCGGGCTTTGGCGCTGGCATTGTCCGAAAGTTTCATGCCGAAGGGGCCAAGGTTTTGATCGCGGATCTGAACACCGAGCTGGCAGAGGAGCTGGCGGCAGAACTGGGCGATGGGGTGCGGGTCTGCACCACCAATGTGGCCAAATCGGCTGATGTTGAGGCGATGACGCAGGCCGCTTTGTCCGCGTTTGGACAGATCGACATTCTGGTCAACAATGCAGGCACCACGCATTTGCCCGCACCGATGGAAGAGGTCAGCGAAGAAGATTTTGACAAGGTGATCGCGGTGAACGTCAAATCGGTTTATCTGACTGCGAAATCCATTGTGCCTTTGATGAAGGCCCGCAGAACAGGGGCGATTCTGAACGTGGCATCCACTGCCGGGGTCAGTCCACGACCGCGTCTGAACTGGTATAATGCTTCCAAAGGATGGATGAACAACGCGACCAAGGGGATGGCCGTGGAACTGGCCCCCGACGGGGTGCGCGTGAATGCGATCAATCCGGTTGCAGGTGAAACGCCGCTTCTGAAGATGTTCATGGGTGAAGACACCCCTGAAGTGCGGGCGAAGTTCTTATCGACCATTCCATTGGGCCGGTTTTCCACACCAGAAGATATGGGCAATGCCGCCTGCTACCTGTGCTCGGACGAGGCCAGCATGGTCACCGGGGTCTGCATGGAGGTGGATGGCGGGCGCTGTATCTGA